One window from the genome of Hyperolius riggenbachi isolate aHypRig1 chromosome 6, aHypRig1.pri, whole genome shotgun sequence encodes:
- the LOC137522141 gene encoding olfactory receptor class A-like protein 4, whose product MKPVLTEAPTRFMDLNQVAHDLTGYCDVFPTIKPQTEMSTIPLDIAVYIVLVVLGIVGNSLVLLTVITSAVENKNMPASDILLANLTVIHLLLSVFRNIIVVTFQMGIDFLFSTFWCRIFMFMWTVLRSMSVWGTFSVSVFHYISIRNHFLKRKINTFWTTTKILAAIWTFNSLYCIPALIYAARGAPNSTFSVQLISTSTRAVLDCVWTFPFINGNLIFVTISLVIHEIIPVILMVSTNLGTLCSLHRHSRTIAAQKSINRVASEKRASLVITVLVVLFVICWGTNVVAVNFYNFTKGTSPPFLLPSANLGAYIFMGFSPLVLLIGHTKLRMRLINLICKHFKPRLTLPKTTVTTSKFE is encoded by the coding sequence GTTGCTCATGATCTCACAGGATATTGTGATGTCTTTCCCACCATAAAACCGCAAACTGAAATGTCAACTATTCCACTAGATATTGCTGTCTACATAGTCTTAGTGGTTTTAGGAATTGTGGGCAACTcgctagttcttcttactgtgatCACCAGTGCTGTGGAGAACAAAAATATGCCAGCCTCTGATATACTGCTTGCAAATCTTACAGTCATTCACCTTTTGTTATCTGTCTTTCGCAACATCATCGTTGTCACTTTCCAAATGGGCATTGACTTTCTCTTCTCCACATTTTGGTGCAGAATCTTCATGTTTATGTGGACTGTCTTGAGGTCTATGAGTGTCTGGGGTACGTTTTCTGTTAGTGTCTTCCATTATATTAGCATCAGGAATCATTTCTTAAAACGGAAGATAAACACTTTCTGGACCACCACCAAAATTCTAGCTGCGATTTGGACCTTCAACAGTTTGTATTGTATTCCGGCACTAATATATGCAGCACGGGGAGCGCCAAATTCCACCTTTTCAGTGCAGTTAATAAGCACCAGTACCAGAGCTGtgctggactgtgtgtggaccttCCCATTCATTAATGGAAACCTAATCTTTGTCACCATATCATTGGTCATTCATGAAATTATCCCTGTCATTCTTATGGTGAGCACCAATCTAGGAACTCTGTGCAGTTTACACCGGCATTCAAGGACTATAGCTGCCCAGAAATCTATCAATCGTGTGGCTTCTGAGAAAAGAGCATCCTTGGTGATCACAGTTTTGGTTGTGTTGTTTGTCATCTGCTGGGGAACGAATGTGGTGGCTGTGAATTTCTACAACTTTACCAAAGGGACTTCTCCTCCATTTCTGCTGCCCTCTGCAAATTTGGGTGCCTACATCTTTATGGGGTTCAGTCCTCTAGTGTTGTTGATTGGGCACACCAAGCTGCGTATGAGACTGATTAACCTCATATGTAAACACTTTAAGCCTCGGTTAACTCTGCCTAAAACCACTGTGACAACTTCCAAGTTTGAATaa